The following are from one region of the Sandaracinus amylolyticus genome:
- a CDS encoding FG-GAP-like repeat-containing protein, protein MPALRDLSSSLAALCSCSVMLLAGCHLSHERDRVVPPSQPDAGDPGADAGLHDAHVPPPCSPWTLRVASVAPDDDAAHVTATPIAFRAGHDTTIAFVTHGALTNAGEGDVALDPTRCTTTGDATTCSPDMPASWDGPGTLRLWARDGIVELPIAPDEIAATSTLASADLDRNRKPDLVAFGRFSGAIALDHEGNVRWRADLPSQDEVRVLDVALAEGRPRSISGTPLVVDLEGDGEVEVALGYGLVEGRTGAVRWRASGHRGINRVYGPLTCAGDLDGDGVLEIVAGGTAYRADGSVLWQAAVSDGFCAIGATAIALVSEGTLTLLDRDDGEVRWTTPLAGALRTGATGPAGGPPTWVDVDGDGDEEVLVASESRLALYDRACDDPSCTIDGWSIAIEDGLSGVTGVTVVDVDGDGALEVLHADQTTLRVLDARTGAVRVTTPRLARTRTERPLFTDVDGDGEGEIVVGLSSEWDGNHERRTEGPSQGLAVIGPSCARWAPPHGDSPARELGPD, encoded by the coding sequence ATGCCTGCCCTTCGCGACCTCTCGAGCTCTCTGGCCGCTCTGTGCTCGTGCAGCGTGATGCTCCTCGCGGGCTGTCACCTCTCGCACGAGCGCGACCGCGTCGTTCCACCGAGCCAGCCCGATGCGGGCGACCCAGGTGCGGACGCCGGCCTCCACGACGCGCACGTCCCTCCGCCTTGCTCGCCGTGGACGCTGCGCGTCGCGAGCGTCGCGCCCGACGACGACGCCGCGCACGTGACCGCGACGCCGATCGCGTTCCGCGCCGGGCACGACACCACGATCGCGTTCGTGACCCACGGCGCGCTGACCAACGCCGGCGAAGGCGACGTCGCGCTCGACCCCACGCGCTGCACGACGACCGGTGATGCGACGACGTGCTCGCCCGACATGCCGGCGTCGTGGGACGGCCCGGGAACGCTGCGGCTCTGGGCGCGCGACGGGATCGTCGAGCTGCCGATCGCGCCCGACGAGATCGCGGCGACGAGCACCCTCGCCAGCGCCGATCTCGACCGGAACCGCAAGCCCGATCTCGTCGCGTTCGGGCGCTTCTCCGGCGCGATCGCGCTCGATCACGAGGGCAACGTGCGATGGCGCGCCGACCTGCCCTCGCAGGACGAGGTGCGCGTGCTCGACGTGGCGCTCGCGGAAGGACGCCCGCGCTCGATCTCGGGCACGCCGCTCGTCGTCGATCTCGAGGGTGATGGTGAGGTCGAGGTCGCGCTCGGCTACGGGCTCGTCGAGGGGCGCACCGGCGCGGTGCGGTGGCGCGCGTCGGGGCATCGCGGGATCAACCGCGTGTACGGGCCGCTGACCTGCGCCGGTGATCTCGACGGCGACGGCGTGCTCGAGATCGTCGCGGGCGGCACCGCGTACCGAGCGGACGGCTCGGTGCTCTGGCAGGCCGCGGTGAGCGACGGGTTCTGCGCGATCGGCGCGACCGCGATCGCGCTCGTCTCGGAGGGCACGCTCACGCTGCTCGATCGCGACGACGGCGAGGTGCGATGGACCACGCCGCTCGCGGGTGCGCTGCGCACGGGCGCCACTGGGCCCGCGGGTGGGCCGCCCACGTGGGTCGACGTCGACGGTGATGGTGACGAGGAGGTCCTCGTGGCGTCGGAGTCGCGGCTCGCGCTCTACGACCGCGCGTGCGACGACCCCTCGTGCACGATCGACGGATGGTCGATCGCGATCGAGGACGGCCTCAGCGGCGTCACCGGGGTGACGGTCGTCGACGTGGACGGCGACGGCGCGCTCGAGGTGTTGCACGCCGATCAGACGACGCTTCGCGTGCTCGACGCGCGCACCGGCGCGGTGCGGGTCACCACGCCGCGCCTCGCGCGCACCCGCACCGAGCGCCCGCTCTTCACCGACGTCGACGGCGACGGAGAGGGCGAGATCGTCGTCGGCCTCTCGTCGGAGTGGGACGGCAACCACGAACGGCGCACCGAAGGCCCGAGCCAAGGGCTCGCGGTGATCGGACCGTCGTGCGCGCGCTGGGCTCCGCCCCACGGCGATTCGCCCGCGCGCGAGCTCGGCCCGGACTAG